Sequence from the Paralichthys olivaceus isolate ysfri-2021 chromosome 1, ASM2471397v2, whole genome shotgun sequence genome:
ACTCTTAGCTGTGCAAACACTTGTGAACACATAGGCCACATGCTGATTTCCCCAGAGAGGGAGGTTCACAGAgtaggagagaggagacaaataAATAGAGCACAAATGTAatgaacaacagaaaaacaagttgGGTGAGAATAAAAGCAACAGAAAGtgcaagaaaatataaaacagtagGAAAGAGCTGTAATTTCGAGACTAACAGAGTGTTGCTCTTGAACCAGTTCCCCTGGCCGAGAGTCGGTATCTTTGGCTGTCGAAACATAAAGAACTGGTTTATGATTAAGCCCCGGCTCTGAAGTGGCCCTCCAGCTGTCATGGTGGAAGAGAAGTAATTATGCCGGGGGGATGCCACATTTGGACACAGAAaaggcacagacacagagcaggTATTTCCTCGAAACCCTTTGCAAGTCAGTTGTGAAAGCACTGTTTGTCATCACTGTGACAGACCACAGGGTGTGATTCTTAAAGTGTCAATGAGAGAATTATCAGAGTCATCTATGTGAACGATGTAGACGTGGTACAGAGACCATCTACCAGCTGTGGAGCTGAAGGATTTTTCAATCAATACATAGAAATGACTGAGTGATGTCCTCAGTACTGAAACTTTGGCAAcccattattttttctttttgtttgaagaAGTGTCTTCACTGGATGTTTTTGCAGGCATAGGCTTGCTAAAGGTTGGATAAGCATGGGATAGGGTAGGGTAGGGTAAGATAGGGTAGGATATGGGTAGGATAGGTTAGGGTACACACATTACACATATCAACAGGACACATAGACACGTGGAGTTCAATCACATATAATTGCTGTTCACAGAGTTTTGTCATGATTCATGGCTTTAACTAACAGCACAGACACTAGCAGCTTCTCTAAATGTGTGACTGCCACTAACTGAAGTCCCATTTTCAGCCCTGCAATCAGTtcacatctgtaaaaaaaacctgcctGTGGGAAACCTCTCAGTTCATTCAGATGTCAAAAATATGGCTTCACTGACCACCTCTCTGTGTCAGAGCTGTGAGTGTGATCGAAAGAGAAAGAATTGAGTAGGCCATAGATATCGCACTGATTCCGATTAGCATCAAGCACAACCTCAGAAACATCCACAGAGGCCTTCAGAGGTCTTGGAGGAGCTGGAAAAGTGGCTGTAAGAAAAAGAGAGACTCCACAGATCTCAAAGAAATAGATAATGACAGAGGCAGTTTCACAGGTAAGAGCCACAAAATGGTTCAGATTTCAAGGAGAGCTGGGAATCTGCAGATCTCATCACCTTTCTCTCATCACCTCACTAATTAAGTCTCAttctctcttcatttccatCTTGTTTTAGACACAGTCATGCAAAACCAATTCACTTACATCCTCACATCTCTCTCCTTCAATATTCCATTTactatttttcatttcctcacattctctctctctctctccccccctctctctctctcacacacacacaaacacacacacacaccaacagttATTTTTGCAGCATTTTATCACTGAAAACCATAGTGAGACccactctcctcttcctctctctccttctctctctttatttctccccCCTGTGTACGTGGAGTTGGCGCAGCTCCACGCGCACAGTCGCGTGCCTGTTTGTGCGTCTCCGTCACTCTCAGCAGCCTGTGCCATAATGAGCAAGTTACACAttccaggagagagagagtgaatgtgcgcgtgtgtgagggagggatAGAGAGCAGCGATGTCTTGATGGATTATTGGATGGACCTGGCTGTCCATGGCGCAGAAGAAGTCTGATATTCGGACATATGCTGCGGTGAATTGGacaaactgactgactgtgaaTAGAGAGGTAAGAACAGTGAAGTAGTGATATTGTCTTATTCTTGTGAGATAGTGTCCTCTGGGTTCTCCAAGGTATGGATTTATCACTTGTGCCATACTGTTGCGCTCACTGTGCAGCCAAACCGCCCTGTTGTTGTGAGTGTGCCAAATGCCTGGACTGTGCGCACgttgggttaaaaaaaacatttttgctttAATATCAGTCATTAACGCTACTTTTGAACAAACACCAACCAAAAACAAGTGTGGCGAGCTTTATTTGATGTACTAGGAAAGTGTTTATTGAAACTGCCACATGCAAGTGTAAGATTAGGTTATCTGAATACTGTGATACTTGCCACAAGAGCGATATGATGCATGATTATTAACTTGAGTCTGCTGATGCTTAGAGTGCCAAATGCCttaacagagaaaatgaatacCTGACCTCAAATCTGAAATGCAGGCTTGAAGAACgttcaaataaaactgaattaaagcAACTCTTATATGCAACccaaaaagacaaatgttccATTTCACATAGGTCTATGTCGCTTAAAGGTTTTATCTGTCAATTTCTTTGCAGGGGAGGAAATACACGCCACATCTTTATACATACGTCTCCCTAAGCAGCATATACATCCACCAGTCTCATTACGCATGACGCACGAATTACATCCATTTATATAGAAAGTTTCTATCAGCAGGTGAACAGGGAGGAAATATGGACGTCGACAGTCTTATTCAACACATTGAACGAGACACGGAGGCCACTTCATTTCCCTTATCAGTCACCGCTGactggagggaggaaggaaacgAGACGACTGGGAATCAGTTCCAACAGCCAGACTGGCAGGTGAGAGGAGCACACAGGGACCACAAGTCTCAGGGTTGGATATAGtcctcaaacatttaaaatgtaaatagtCTGTTGTGTGTAATCTAGCTGTGACATAATGGAAAGAGGTGAAATGAATCAAATTAGAATACAATGAAGTCCACTTTAATATTTGAATGGTCAGTGTCTTTGATGAATGAattcctgaagaaaaaaaacacgtgATTTGTTCTAAAACAAAACCAGTGATTCCAAATCCCCAATCTCCAATGTTGgactattattttattaatcttaATTCagagttatttttttattgtcctGCTGCCCTTCCCTGtcctccgctcctctcctctttagaagcattttcttttattgtggtttcttaagggaaaaaaactaaccttgtttggtttttttgcatttggtGGATGATGtgaaaaaaggttttgtatGTTTCCGGTAATGCACAATGAATGAATTTAGAAAACCAGAACCTctcccctcctttcctctcccctcctctcatctcctctctcaggTGGCTCTGTGGGCTATAGCCTACACCCTGATCATCCTGGTGTCCATTACTGGAAATGTCACTGTCATCTGGATTATCCTCGCTCACCGACGCATGAGGACTGTAACCAACTACTTCATCGTCAACCTGGCCTTCTCTGACGTCTCCATGGCAATCTTCAACACCCTTTTTAACTTTGTCTATGCACTTCACAACGACTGGTACTTTGGTTTGGGCTACTGCCGATTTCAGAACTTCTTCCCCATCACTGCAATGTTTTCATCAATATACTCCATGGCTGCCATCGCGGTAGACAGGTAAGAAAGATTGTGCAAATACCGTAATAAATACAACTTGAACTATTAAATGTGTCTCAAATAGAATGACATTACCATTAAACTGGGACTCTTACATCCAGATTGACATGAAAACGAGCCTGTCGGCACCTACAGCTGTTTTAAAGCAGCCATTAGACACCAATGGAATGACTTATCTTCCGGTCCTTCAACACCCCATTTAGCAGCTGCATTATGCAAATGGTCAAAAGGGGATGAATGAGTAGATACTCAACAGTCAACTCAGCAGTACGGAAAACAAGCCATATTAACAAATAACCCATTTAACTATACTACATTACTATCTGTGCTGCACCATCTGACATATCTTCGTGTTGCTCTGTCTGTGGATTTCAATTATAGAGTGCactgtaaatgtggtttcaataATATGTGATCGGTTTGACgtttaattaaaaattaaacagcACCTCCCTGTGTATTAGCCAGTCATTCAGACACTCCAGCTTTACTTGAAAGCATCATCGGCTGCAGGAACTGTTCCCCCGATACAGATGAAAACTAAGCATGTATGAGATATGGGTCACCAGGCAGCACAGATGTCATGAATGCCCAGTGGAGCTTGAAGTTTCAGTCTGTAACATGGGACACAGTTACCACTTCACAGTCAGACTTAAACGATCTGATGGCACAAGTTCCAGCAGCTCAATAATATGTGTCATTTTAGAGGCTGTTACATTGGACAGCAGGTGTTTAAACACgcacaaagaaaacataaagttAAAATATATCAGTCCAgcagtaattattattttttcagacacaaactgaacattttaagAGGGATGTTGTATGAGGCTGCATTTCAAGCCAACAATGGATTCTTCACTGTGGTGCAGTTGTCCCCGGAGAGAGAGTTTCATTAGATGATCGTATGATTCCGTGTTCCTGACAGATGTTGTGGCCCACTGTGGCTCAGGGTAGGTGTAGTGATGAATGAGCTGCGACCTGCAGGAATCAGACCAGGTGTGAAATCTGCTCACAACGCGATAATTCAACCTCATTACTTTCCAGATGGTGGAGTCCTCACTTTATGTGTCTTTATTGTGCTTTAGCGTGTcgtcagctgcagcagcaactgATTCAATCATGCAATAAATAGATAAACTGTGATACATGATCCACATTCATTAAGAGCCACGAGGGGTGTTAAATGtagagtgtgtagaattttgtgatatgtagtgttgaaattgcatgttgcagctgaacactcctcaccctctccttccaaacaaaaactcaaaaggtgtttagtttgttcagtctggacttatgttaaaaacatgacagcctccatagagagggtcccctcaatgtaaatataaagtatttgaatataaagggccttttctaaaggtaaagaaaactacaattcatacaatttagatgaaacgaactagagaaaacatcatgaggattattctacatttaatttctgccaatagttccctttcacctaaatcttacacactggacacactttaagtgctgctgcagcatcaacaACAACCCTGAAGGGGGAGTTTGTGTTTCCAGAAGTGAGTCTGATGTGACAGGTGCCAATGGAAACACAGGGAGGTCAAtggaagtgagagagaaaaagagaagtgagCGATAATGCTCATGTGATACAATGTTTTTCTTGGTGacagattgttttatttatggttCATTATTTCTTGTGCATGGTTCAGAGTTtgctaaataattaaaacctcCCACTCTCTTTAGGTGTTCTAACCAATAATAAGCAATAACAGCCGATAACAGTGCTGTAACAAATTGGAATTTCATCTTTAATAAAAATCATTCGATGCAAGATCACACTATGATTATCCATAGAagtaaaaatgagaaaatagagCAACAGCAGTTCAAATGTATTCATGCTGTCAGTCCTAAATTATTCACATGAATGATTCATAGTCATAGTTGAATCACTTGACTATAATGGTGATAACACTGAGCAATGGTGCCAAGCAAATGACTTGAATGACTTTATATAAAATTCACCATGagtcattatcattatttcacTTAACTAGCACCAAGGTTTATAGAACATAGGACATCATTTCATCTCAACTTTATCTCAACTTCTTGTGAATCAGATGTGTAAATATGGAAGCTATGATGACCcaagattatttatattttatgtaaatgatCAATGAGTCTTTGCTTTTGTTAATATCAGTTTCATTATTCAGTCTCTTCCTCTTGAAAGTTAATTcacaaaaataatttctcaGAATCTATAAAAAATCTCTATGATAAATATTCAAGATGTGTTTTAAGTTTGATGACAAAGATCAGTTTCAAATCGCTCTTTCATTGAGTTGTTTCTATTGTAGAGATATgatagagagaaagatgtgCAGAGaataaatctttttaatttctaatCAAATGCAGATTTATGCATGAATATGTCTCTGCTTGTTGCCCATTAGATTCTTCAAGTGCCTTGAAACAATCTACTTTGAATTAAAGACAAAAGAGCATCCATACATCATTAGTTTGAATTacaaacattatttattcatatttatgtaaTTGCAAAGCTTATTAGTTTgagcaaatcatttttttaatgcacaacATCAAATGTAACACATTGAAATAACTTTAAATTGCAATTAGTGAAAATATTAGATTTTCGTGTATTGACTCAGCGTGGAAAAGAAATCTTTTTACCACGTGAGACATAGATTTCCAAGCAGACAAAAGGTGTTAGGTTCACACTTTACATCTATTCCTGTGAGTTACATCTGATATCTAACTGTGTCTGCAGACAAAGATGCATAAACATGTACACAAATAAACCCTTCATTGCTTTCTCAGGTACATGGCCATCATCCACCCTCTGAAGCCccgcctctcctccacctccacaaaGGTCGTGATCGCTCTGATTTGGATCGTGGCGATTTCATTGGCCTTCCCTCAGTGCTACTACAGCGTGACCAGATTTTATTACCCCAGGACCGTGTGCATGGTCAACTGGCCTGATGATTACGGAGGAAAACATCAACTGAGGTGAATAGACAAGATTAATCGAACAAAACAAAAGTGGGATGGTGACATTTACATCAAGGCAGATCTATAACATGAAATAACAAGCGGTCAATTTTTcccacatacatatatacatcaTATATCTGCTGgtaagtgaacacacacactatacataCTGTCTATGTGATATCATaccttttatttatatatgtatatacttacTGAAATGGCATTCATAACATAACACCTGCAAATCAGTGTACAGCAGGATTTTATAATTATTAACCTGTCAGCCTTCTTATAGGAGAGCACAGTTATTACATTTGAATGGTTCATGTCCTCTAGTTTGTCTCTTTAGCTCTCTTTAGCTGTATCAGTAGAccagaaacatctggatcatcATCATAAACTGGCATTTGCATTTGTAATTACAGGCTAATTTCACTTCCTTCCCCCTTCTTTATATGGAGTTATGTCTGCACCTGTAAAGTCAGATCAAGTCAGTACACGGAGTGGGTTGTTCTTTCATCAGACGACACTTGTTAACCACTCACACAAAATGTGGGCAAGACTCAAGAGTCAACGTATGCAGGATTAATAGAAAATCCAATGATGAAATGGAAATCACACAAGTACAGAAAGATTCCACACAGGTGTGATTGTCCAAAGTGCATTacatattaaaaacataacCCCTACATAATGCACCCGCATGACAAGACGAGAATAGGACAATTGTGAAGTATGGGGAACATTTTtcttgaaaaatgaataaaaacagaaatgaaaagtagGATATTAGGAGGAAaacaattcagaaaataaaaataagagtaGAAGGATCTTTATGTTCCTGATGATCAGTGAGGACCAAGACCAAATCTGAATctagtgtttgtttgtttaatcagtTTCagctcatctttctctctctctccctctctctcctccaccctctGTAGTTACCAGTTTGCAGTGATATTGCTGATCTACGTCTTCCCTCTGCTGGTGATGCTGGTGACCTACAGTTTGGTCGGCCAAACGCTGTGGGGCGGACACATCCCAGGAGAGGCGACAGAGCATTACCACAGCCAGATCACAGCCAAGAGAAAggtcaacacaacacatttcccTCTGCTGTTTGAAACTAAGACTCTGctcctttaatttgtctctttgaTAAAAATGCTCAGACAAGCTGGAATACATTTAGCTGAGCAGAGgaatatgattttaaaatgagatgATATTTAAACAAatggctgaaaatgaaaatacgTTTGATTCTCTATAGGTGGTGAAGATGATGGTTGTCGTGGTGGTGACCTTTGCCCTCTGCTGGCTGCCCTACCACATCTACTTCATTCTGGGATCATTCAACAGAGACATTTATAAACAACATTACATTCAGCAGGTCAGCAGTGTTCCCTCTGCTTTTTATCCACTCCTTATTATCAGTGTTGTCTTTTTACTGGGCTTcgtgtctcctctcctcttcaggtGTACCTGGCCATATTCTGGTTGGCGATGAGTTCCACCATGTACAATCCCATCATTTACTGCTGTCTAAaccaaaggtaaaaaaaatatccaCACCTCATGCccaaaacaggaagcagaaaaaaacaactctgcCGTCTTTCTGCAGGTTTCGTGCTGGTTTCCGTCACGCCTTTGTATGGTGTCCCTTCATCAAAGTGTCGGAGGAGGACAagatggagctgcagcacacacacaccttcagagTCACCATGACACGCAGCCACCGCAACGACGCCTCGTACACACGCACCTCCATCAAGACAAACGTCCTCGACTCAGACATGAAAACTGAGCTGAACCCTAACCCCAAATGCACGTCAGCCCACAACCCACACAGGGTTAAGAgtctggatgacccaaaatcaGCAGCTGCCAAACTGATGGAGCACAAGCACTGAAGTCATGATGAGGACAGTGTTAGTGGGAAGACAACAGGGTTCTTCTGCAGCTCAAACAGAGCTGAGCTACACAAAGAGGCGAccgacagccaatcagagccgtTCAACTGTCATCCACCTGGACAGGAAGGATATGTTACTTATCTACATGACCTGGGactataaacatgtttttgtttcagagaTAAACGACTGTATGTGATTTAGAAGTGGTCATATGAACATGTGACAATACATCCGCACACTGAAGAATAAGAACATCTGATTCTGGCATTGTTGGTATTTGCTGCAAGTGGGGAAGTCTGTAGatatatccatccatctttcaattcttttttttacatctccCAAACTCCATCTGCTAAATCCTTCTGTCActgttgcttttcttcttctctctctcttaaactaTGATGTTTTAGTGTAAGTGTagagtttttttaatgtctggCATTAATGTAGTTACTTTtctatgtttttctgtctttgggCTGCCACTGAACACACAACTGtattttccatttatttccttttcatctCCAGTCGTCCTACACAAAGTGATGATTAAATGAATTCACTGGTTACTtacttaaatgaaaaaaacttaaaattctCTCTAACTGTCCAGTACGTCTTTGAAATCTCCGTCACGTCGTCTGCAGTCATGAAGTACACCGCTCGCATGTTGTGATTTCACTGGTGCATACATCTGTGATATTTCTCAGTCAGTGTAGAGTCCTGATTAAATGTTCAAAGTGCTGCTACTGAATCTGATGTGAAATGTAACATTGACATCTACTGAGTAATATATTATGTGAAATATGCTGATGAAgtgcaaatgtaaatatatgcaATTGGTGTGATGGTTGCACATTTACAGTCAGGtcattatgtaaataaaatacaaatataaagtcaGTGTTTCAGTGCGAAGATtgtaataaaaacctttaaattcCTTTTAACAACTTTTAAAACAGTGACAATGTGAAAGGTCTTGATTCAACGTGAAAATATATTATGTGTGTAATAAATGTGAAGATGGAATTAACATTGCAATGCTGTGAACACCAAAATACTTTCTGTACCCAGGAGAGATCTCATTAGAGTTTTGTCGTTTACCACATGACTGCTCAAATTTAAACTGTGGTGATACTCATTTTGTTAATGTCGGTGGCCTCCAGCTACAGAAGCATCAGAAGTCTGTTAGACTTGTTTTAGGTTTCACAGCTTTAGAGCTGGAGCAGTTTTATCAACAACACGTCAGACTAATGATTACAGACGTGAGGGCTGGAGCTTATGTTCAtcttacctccaccaagaaggctgtgtttttgtctgcgtTTTCTCTGTTGTTAGCAAAAATGTCCTTGACTTAAAGAGACACCACCCAAAGTCAAACAAATGTTCTATGGGGATCCAGATCAGCAGGCAGGTCCAGGATGCAAATGTTCCACTTTCTttcaaaattagttttttaGAATTTTCATTCATGGCTCTTGATGAAAATGACCAGACATCTTTAGGGGACtgatgtatgagtgtgtgcaatgtggtttcacaagaaGACTGTTAGACCTTGGCGGAGTTATGCATTATACTAGAGCCATTCTCGTTGACTATACAAACACCATCACCAAACATAATGCATATATGTAAGAGAGCGGATTCTCTGGTGCAAAGAACGACCACGTCAGTTTGacacaggtttgtttttattaacgACTGGTCCACTGACAGTGTTGGACAGTTAGTCTGGGTTTTGTGAACAGAGGCAAagagatttaaatgtgtgtgtgtgtgtgtgtgtgtgtgtgtgtgtgtgtgtgtgtgtgtgtgtgtgtgtgtgtgtgtgtgtgtgtgtgtgtgtgtgtgtgtgtgtgtgtgaaggcagAGTAGCTCAGGACCTACCGAAGAGGCTGACCTTATCTAATATCTAAAAAGTACATTCAAATTGAACGAGCTTGCAGTTCTATTGCTTTAATGTATTTTAGTAAGCATTAGCTTCAGGTTGAACTGGTACGAACTTTCCCCACGAGCCAGACCTTGAACCGTAGTCCGGAGTATCATTAtgtgagataaaaaaacaaacaaccagcCTACACTAAAAATCAAATGAGCTCATTTCTCAAAGAGCATCATACGTAGCAGTAATATATCGGATTAATtacttttattaaagaaataaatattgaatttgtaaaaactgtgctACTTGAATGAGCCACAGTAGTTTCACTGACAAACCCTCCTGACTTGTAGGAGCATATGGCAAACAGGGAGTGAATGTAGGAAGGTGCTTTATTTCGAATGTTAAAATTCCCCTAAAAGTTTCAGCTTTGCAATGTTCTTGTTATTCACGGATTGGCCGTTGTTGTTCCTCTGGCATCTGTGTAAGCACCACGTTCCTGTTTTAATGGCTGGTGAGCCTCGCCGCGATGATGTGCCAGTACTTCTTAAAGCGAATGATCAACAGCTGTGATTAGTACCAACAACAACATTTCCACTTGGTAAAATACAAGAGGTCTTTGGACATATTTTACAGTAGAGTACATTAAAGAGGATTACTGCTTACAATTAGGACAAATGTGCACATTCAGCGAGTACGCAACATGGTTCCCCTTATTCTGCAAACATTTACAGGACAGGTACCGTCTGAGGGCGTTGGCAAGAGCAATGGCTTCCTTTGTGTGCATCATTATTGCAACAGTAACATTTTTCAACACATcccaatataaaaataaaataaatagcaaCAATGTATGTATAACATATTGTATTATATCTGGGTAAAGATATTCAAATCTTTAAAGCAAAAAATATTCCCTTTCATCTaattacacatttatatatCACCTCATATGCCttttacagtgtgtgagtggCCGACAGCAGACACACGCTGGTGACTTTGGTCtaaaacagtgtttttatatccctgcagcagctgaacgtGTTGCAAGGATTtacgttttttctttttctactgcAGCTGTTGTGCTTGATGTATTACAACAGATATTGTTATCAGAAGTTATAAGAGGAATCCTCCAGATGGCGAAATAGGAGCATTACAGGAGTGTGCAAAGTCTTTTCTTTCTGCCCTACATGTTTTCTCAGGAGTTGAATGTGCATTTTATCAATACAAGTTTAACCACAGAAAACCTAA
This genomic interval carries:
- the tacr2 gene encoding substance-K receptor isoform X1, with protein sequence MDVDSLIQHIERDTEATSFPLSVTADWREEGNETTGNQFQQPDWQVALWAIAYTLIILVSITGNVTVIWIILAHRRMRTVTNYFIVNLAFSDVSMAIFNTLFNFVYALHNDWYFGLGYCRFQNFFPITAMFSSIYSMAAIAVDRYMAIIHPLKPRLSSTSTKVVIALIWIVAISLAFPQCYYSVTRFYYPRTVCMVNWPDDYGGKHQLSYQFAVILLIYVFPLLVMLVTYSLVGQTLWGGHIPGEATEHYHSQITAKRKVVKMMVVVVVTFALCWLPYHIYFILGSFNRDIYKQHYIQQVYLAIFWLAMSSTMYNPIIYCCLNQRFRAGFRHAFVWCPFIKVSEEDKMELQHTHTFRVTMTRSHRNDASYTRTSIKTNVLDSDMKTELNPNPKCTSAHNPHRVKSLDDPKSAAAKLMEHKH
- the tacr2 gene encoding substance-K receptor isoform X2 is translated as MRTVTNYFIVNLAFSDVSMAIFNTLFNFVYALHNDWYFGLGYCRFQNFFPITAMFSSIYSMAAIAVDRYMAIIHPLKPRLSSTSTKVVIALIWIVAISLAFPQCYYSVTRFYYPRTVCMVNWPDDYGGKHQLSYQFAVILLIYVFPLLVMLVTYSLVGQTLWGGHIPGEATEHYHSQITAKRKVVKMMVVVVVTFALCWLPYHIYFILGSFNRDIYKQHYIQQVYLAIFWLAMSSTMYNPIIYCCLNQRFRAGFRHAFVWCPFIKVSEEDKMELQHTHTFRVTMTRSHRNDASYTRTSIKTNVLDSDMKTELNPNPKCTSAHNPHRVKSLDDPKSAAAKLMEHKH